The following are from one region of the Phyllostomus discolor isolate MPI-MPIP mPhyDis1 chromosome 9, mPhyDis1.pri.v3, whole genome shotgun sequence genome:
- the LOC114506105 gene encoding LOW QUALITY PROTEIN: uncharacterized protein C20orf203 (The sequence of the model RefSeq protein was modified relative to this genomic sequence to represent the inferred CDS: inserted 1 base in 1 codon; deleted 2 bases in 2 codons) — translation MSVPASAFRPLDLPPLASGALPGVSRSSSDRVWAQQPPSSAWRAPPPQHRALIRKAIEVAGEGEVQGLRLGKVGGRDREVGRGRGPCWGGLRMEGVPRAGPAGGFHQVLSSRAWLSTWLQCCSRLPYLPGETPASLISKQQPLXDSSQSLFN, via the exons ATGAGCGTTCCGGCCTCGGCCTTC CGTCCTCTGGACCTGCCGCCCTTGGCCTCCGGCGCCCTGCCCGGGGTCTCCCGCAGCAGCTCTGATCGCGTCTGGGCCCAGCAGCCGCCCAGCTCCgcgtggagg gcccctcctccccaacaCCGGGCCCTTATCAGGAAAGCAATTGAGgttgcaggggagggggaagtcCAAGGCCTCAGGCTC GGCAAGGTGGGTGGAAGAGatagggaagtggggagggggcgtggaCCCTGCTGGGGGGGCCTGAGGATGGAAGGCGTGCCCAGAGCCGGCCCGGCAGGGGGCTTTCACCAAGTGCTGTCCTCGAGGGCCTGG CTCTCGACATGGCTCCAGTGCTGCTCCCGCCTCCCATACTTGCCAGGCGAGACGCCTGCATCTTTAATTAGCAAGCAGCAGCCTC CCGATTCATCACAGTCACTGTTTAATTAG